A window of Streptomyces sp. SAI-127 contains these coding sequences:
- a CDS encoding ATP-binding protein: protein MSLPLTRRIARAALLVAAGAAAGVGAAGAASAAPAQPPATPNLGGLTALDGANVGNTVDSAAQNLTGTAAKTGGKTVGKAVPSAGKTVKKVAPVAQKTAGEAAGSAGGLLGQTASTATKGGLPTSSLTKGGVPAAGTLPVKGLPLG from the coding sequence ATGTCCCTCCCCCTGACCCGCAGGATCGCCCGTGCCGCGCTGCTCGTCGCTGCGGGAGCGGCAGCCGGGGTCGGTGCGGCCGGCGCCGCCAGTGCGGCCCCCGCGCAGCCGCCGGCCACCCCCAACCTCGGTGGGCTGACCGCTCTGGACGGGGCCAACGTCGGCAACACGGTGGACAGCGCGGCGCAGAACCTGACCGGGACCGCTGCCAAGACCGGTGGCAAGACGGTCGGGAAGGCGGTGCCGTCCGCGGGCAAGACCGTGAAGAAGGTGGCACCGGTCGCGCAGAAGACGGCGGGCGAGGCCGCCGGTTCCGCCGGGGGCCTCCTCGGGCAGACCGCGTCCACCGCGACGAAGGGCGGCCTGCCGACCAGCTCCCTCACCAAGGGCGGCGTGCCGGCTGCC